In Malus sylvestris chromosome 15, drMalSylv7.2, whole genome shotgun sequence, a single genomic region encodes these proteins:
- the LOC126605175 gene encoding filament-like plant protein, which translates to MDRRSRLWQRKSSDKSPGDTESSGSISSHSERFSDDQANPTHGILSPEVASKAPPDDRQVNGSVEALTEKLSAALLNCSAKDDLVKQHAKVAEEAVSGWEKAENEAVRLRQQLEAANKKKSALEDRVGHLDGALKECVRQLRQAREEQDKNTNDAVAKRTREWESSKSMLESQIVELEAQLQTAKSGAAASTDFDLLSKLDATEKENSDLQLKLLSRVKELEVRTIERDLSTQAAETASKQYLESIKKVAKLEAECRKLKVLTRKALPANDHKSFSASSVCAESFTDSQSDSWERIVAIDLDTHKVSGLEHDPSQSDSRAPAQITEPGQFKNKKRFGKYVPSVEINLMDDFLEMERLAATPDTENDNCCQPSVRENPLKTELETMIQRTVELEGKLEKMAAEKVELEMTLTECQKQLETSQSQLTEADTKLEDLKRQLAHANDSMYDAQEEVKSYQTMREVAESQLRAVQKDYNSLLLKASSLEEEVSKERDLSAENVAKCQKLETELLSMKREAELQREDELQRLRSTNGELKIKQEKELALAANKYAECQKTIASLGQQLKSLATLEDFLVDSERPSELIGAGIQCGTT; encoded by the exons ATGGACAGGCGGAGTCGGCTATGGCAAAGGAAGTCATCAGACAAGAGTCCCGGCGACACTGAGAGTTCGGGATCCATATCTTCTCACTCTGAAAGGTTTTCTGATGATCAG GCAAATCCAACTCATGGCATTCTATCGCCAGAAGTCGCTTCTAAAGCTCCACCCGATGATCGACAAGTTAATGGGAGTGTTGAGGCTTTGACGGAGAAATTATCCGCTGCTCTTCTTAACTGTAGTGCCAAAGATGATTTGGTAAAGCAGCATGCTAAAGTTGCAGAAGAAGCTGTCTCAG GCTGGGAGAAGGCTGAAAATGAAGCGGTTCGTTTAAGACAGCAACTTGAGGCTGCAAATAAGAAAAAATCAGCTCTTGAAGACCGAGTTGGTCATCTCGATGGAGCACTGAAAGAATGCGTGAGGCAGCTTCGACAGGCACGAGAAGAGCAAGACAAGAATACCAATGATGCTGTTGCCAAAAGAACTCGTGAGTGGGAAAGTTCAAAGTCCATGCTTGAGAGTCAGATTGTTGAGCTCGAAGCACAACTTCAAACTGCTAAATCGGGAGCTGCTGCCTCAACTGATTTTGATTTGCTTTCAAAGCTTGATGCTACTGAAAAAGAGAACTCTGATCTTCAACTTAAGCTTCTTTCTCGAGTGAAGGAGCTAGAAGTCAGGACTATTGAGAGAGATTTGAGCACCCAAGCTGCTGAAACAGCCAGCAAGCAATATTTAGAGAGCATAAAAAAAGTGGCTAAGCTTGAAGCTGAGTGCCGTAAGCTAAAAGTCTTGACTCGCAAAGCATTACCTGCTAATGATCACAAATCCTTTTCTGCATCCTCAGTTTGCGCAGAGTCTTTTACAGATAGCCAGTCAGATAGTTGGGAGAGGATAGTGGCAATTGATCTGGATACACACAAAGTGAGTGGCTTGGAGCATGATCCAAGCCAGTCAGATTCACGGGCTCCTGCTCAAATAACAGAACCTGGCCAGTTTAAGAACAAGAAGAGGTTTGGAAAATATGTCCCTTCAGTAGAAATCAATCTCATGGATGATTTTCTTGAAATGGAAAGGCTTGCCGCAACTCCAGATACAGAAAATGACAACTGTTGTCAACCTAGCGTTAGGGAAAACCCTTTAAAAACTGAACTTGAAACCATGATACAAAGGACTGTGGAACTTGAGGGGAAGTTAGAGAAGATGGCAGCAGAAAAAGTGGAACTCGAGATGACTCTGACTGAGTGTCAAAAGCAGCTTGAGACATCACAGAGTCAACTTACAGAGGCTGATACGAAGTTGGAAGACCTTAAAAGACAGTTGGCTCATGCAAATGACTCGATGTATGATGCACAGGAAGAAGTAAAGTCCTATCAAACAATGAGAGAAGTTGCAGAGTCACAACTAAGAGCTGTTCAAAAGGACTACAATTCCTTGCTTTTAAAGGCTAGTTCACTGGAAGAAGAGGTTTCTAAGGAGCGAGATTTATCAGCTGAAAATGTGGCCAAATGCCAGAAACTGGAGACTGAGCTATTAAGTATGAAACGTGAAGCTGAGCTCCAGCGTGAGGATGAGCTCCAACGATTGCGCAGTACTAATGGTGAATTGAAGATAAAGCAG GAGAAAGAGCTAGCATTGGCTGCGAACAAATACGCAGAGTGCCAGAAAACAATTGCATCTCTTGGCCAACAGTTGAAGTCACTTGCAACACTGGAGGACTTCCTGGTGGACTCTGAAAGGCCATCGGAGCTTATCGGCGCGGGGATACAGTGTGGAACAACATGA